One Prevotella melaninogenica DNA window includes the following coding sequences:
- a CDS encoding ISL3 family transposase: MNTSIMQNALGVSQQDCQNLRYEGNNLVLEIQTPKEKLCCPVCGSHNINRNGSHIRRFVSVPIGLSKTYLDMRVHRIQCHDCGCIKQENIDFAKGKRRHTIAFANMVFDLSRFATIQDISWFLQVSWDVVRNIQMEFLQSNYSNPDLSMLRRISIDEFATHKGHVYKTIVVDLDNGHIVYVGDGNGKNALDGFWERLGKDKEHIQAVCTDLSAAYTRAVSEHLPNAALVVDHFHVTKLMNEKLDLLRRQLWHEEKDINKRKVIKGTRWLLLRNGNDIFDHAHRNRLENALSLNRPLMIAYYLKEDLKEIWNQCSKQKAKAVLDEWVKQAIESKIQPLMKMASTIRAYKTYILAWYDHYITNGTIEGINNKIKVLKRQIYGFRNEEYFKLRLYALHDRSLRI; this comes from the coding sequence ATGAATACCAGCATAATGCAAAACGCCTTAGGCGTCTCCCAACAAGATTGTCAGAATCTGCGCTACGAAGGTAATAACTTAGTTTTAGAAATCCAAACTCCAAAGGAAAAACTTTGTTGTCCTGTATGTGGAAGTCATAATATTAATCGTAACGGCAGTCATATTCGTCGCTTTGTAAGTGTTCCCATAGGTCTGAGCAAGACCTATCTGGACATGCGTGTACATCGTATTCAATGTCACGACTGCGGCTGTATCAAACAAGAAAACATCGACTTTGCGAAAGGAAAACGTCGGCACACTATAGCTTTTGCAAATATGGTGTTTGACCTGTCTCGCTTTGCAACAATTCAAGATATATCATGGTTCCTACAGGTATCCTGGGATGTAGTACGTAATATACAGATGGAGTTTCTACAGTCAAATTACTCTAACCCAGACCTTTCCATGTTAAGGCGTATTTCCATTGATGAGTTTGCCACTCATAAGGGGCATGTATACAAGACCATAGTTGTAGATTTGGATAATGGTCATATTGTTTATGTCGGTGATGGTAATGGCAAGAATGCTCTTGATGGATTTTGGGAACGGCTCGGCAAAGACAAAGAGCATATACAAGCAGTATGTACAGACCTTTCTGCCGCATATACACGAGCTGTAAGTGAGCATCTTCCCAATGCAGCACTTGTAGTAGACCACTTTCATGTAACCAAGCTTATGAACGAAAAGCTGGACTTGCTAAGGAGACAGTTATGGCATGAGGAAAAGGACATCAACAAGCGTAAAGTAATCAAAGGAACACGTTGGTTGTTACTCAGAAATGGAAATGATATCTTTGATCATGCACACAGAAATAGACTGGAGAACGCACTAAGCCTAAACCGTCCGCTAATGATTGCCTATTATCTCAAAGAAGATCTTAAGGAAATATGGAATCAGTGTAGTAAGCAAAAGGCTAAAGCTGTGTTGGATGAATGGGTAAAGCAAGCTATAGAATCCAAAATACAACCATTAATGAAAATGGCGTCAACTATTAGAGCATACAAGACATACATATTAGCATGGTATGACCATTATATAACAAACGGAACAATAGAAGGAATTAACAACAAAATAAAAGTTTTGAAAAGACAGATATATGGGTTCAGAAATGAAGAATACTTCAAATTAAGACTATATGCACTGCATGATAGGAGTCTACGCATTTAA
- the gyrA gene encoding DNA gyrase subunit A produces the protein MDENQTIDQDRIMKINIEEEMKSSYIDYSMSVIVARALPDVRDGFKPVHRRILFGMRGIGNFSNQPYKKCARVVGEVLGKYHPHGDSSVYGALVRMGQEWNMRYKLVDGQGNFGSVDGDSAAAMRYTECRLSKMGEHVMDDIEKDTVDMVNNFDDTLREPAVMPTKIPNLLVNGGNGIAVGMATNIPTHNLGEVIDGCCAYIDNPEISNDGLMEFIPAPDFPTGAYIYGLQGVKDAYETGRGRVVMRAKAEIESDENHDKIVVTEIPYGVNKQQLIEYIADLVKEGKLEGISNVNDETGRQGMRIVVDVKRDANANVILNKLFKMTALQSSFSVNCIALVAGRPRLLSLRECIKYFVEHRHDVTIRRAQFDLKKAQERAHILEALIKACDNIDEVVRIIRASKTPSDAQRNLEKRFEFDELQSRAIVDMRLSQLTGLRLDQLHQEFEELMQTIKDLQEILNNPERCKEVMKEELQEVKEKYGDDRRTEIIPDEHEFNAEDFYPNDPVVITISHLGYIKRTPLADFKEQARGGVGSKGARTREKDFTEYIYPATMHQTMLFFTRKGRCYWMKCYDIPEGDKNSKGRAIQNMLSLEPGDSVNAFLRIQGLDDDDFLDSHYVVFATKQGIVKKTSLRAYSRPRTNGVIAININEGDEVVDVRLTNGHNELIIADRNGRACRFDESNIRTMGRVSTGVRGMRLDDDGQDEVVGMIVVNDPVKETVMVVSEEGYGKRSQVEDYRLTNRGGKGVKTLNITDKTGKLVAIKNVTDDNDLMIINKSGIVIRMSVAECRVMGRATQGVRLINLAKKNDVIASVCKVMSSEMESQVEDDSREDLPNTDEDIKGDASSAADNTEVTPVDFE, from the coding sequence ATGGACGAAAATCAGACAATTGATCAGGACAGAATTATGAAGATCAACATCGAGGAGGAGATGAAAAGCTCCTACATCGACTACTCAATGTCGGTGATTGTGGCACGTGCCCTCCCTGATGTTCGTGACGGTTTTAAGCCTGTTCACCGCCGTATTCTCTTCGGTATGCGCGGTATTGGTAACTTTAGCAACCAGCCTTACAAGAAGTGTGCCCGCGTTGTTGGTGAGGTACTTGGTAAGTATCATCCACATGGTGACTCTTCTGTCTATGGTGCACTTGTGCGTATGGGACAGGAATGGAATATGCGCTACAAGTTGGTTGACGGACAGGGTAACTTTGGTTCTGTCGATGGTGACTCTGCTGCTGCGATGCGTTATACGGAGTGCCGCCTCTCAAAGATGGGTGAGCACGTTATGGACGATATCGAGAAGGATACGGTTGACATGGTCAACAACTTCGACGATACGCTGCGTGAGCCTGCTGTGATGCCTACAAAGATTCCTAACTTGCTTGTAAATGGTGGTAATGGTATCGCTGTGGGTATGGCAACGAATATCCCTACGCATAACCTTGGAGAAGTTATTGATGGTTGCTGTGCTTATATTGACAATCCAGAGATTTCTAACGATGGTTTGATGGAGTTTATTCCTGCTCCAGACTTCCCAACAGGTGCATATATTTATGGTCTTCAAGGCGTAAAAGATGCCTATGAGACTGGTCGTGGTCGCGTCGTAATGCGTGCCAAAGCTGAGATTGAGAGCGATGAGAACCATGATAAGATTGTTGTGACAGAGATTCCTTACGGAGTTAATAAGCAGCAACTTATTGAATATATTGCTGACCTCGTGAAGGAAGGAAAGTTGGAGGGTATCTCTAACGTTAATGACGAAACGGGCCGTCAAGGTATGCGTATCGTTGTTGATGTGAAGCGTGATGCCAATGCAAACGTCATTCTGAATAAGCTTTTCAAGATGACAGCATTGCAGAGTTCTTTCTCAGTAAACTGTATCGCATTGGTAGCGGGTCGTCCACGTCTGTTGAGCCTTCGTGAGTGCATTAAGTACTTTGTTGAACATCGTCACGATGTCACTATCCGCCGTGCACAATTCGACTTGAAGAAGGCACAGGAGCGCGCACATATCTTGGAGGCATTGATTAAGGCTTGTGACAATATTGATGAGGTTGTACGTATTATTCGCGCCAGCAAGACACCTTCAGATGCCCAAAGAAACCTTGAGAAGCGTTTTGAATTCGATGAGCTTCAATCAAGAGCTATCGTTGATATGCGTTTGTCACAGCTGACTGGTCTTCGTCTTGATCAGTTGCATCAGGAGTTTGAGGAATTGATGCAAACCATCAAGGACTTGCAGGAGATTCTTAATAATCCTGAGCGTTGCAAGGAGGTAATGAAGGAAGAGCTGCAGGAGGTGAAGGAGAAGTATGGCGATGATCGTCGTACAGAGATTATCCCTGACGAGCATGAGTTTAATGCTGAGGACTTCTATCCTAATGACCCAGTTGTTATTACTATCAGCCACCTTGGTTATATCAAGCGCACACCACTTGCAGACTTTAAGGAGCAGGCTCGTGGTGGTGTAGGTTCAAAGGGTGCTCGTACTCGTGAGAAGGACTTCACCGAATATATCTATCCAGCAACAATGCACCAGACAATGTTGTTCTTCACTCGTAAGGGTCGTTGCTACTGGATGAAGTGTTATGACATCCCAGAGGGCGACAAGAACTCAAAGGGCCGTGCTATTCAGAATATGCTCTCACTTGAGCCGGGCGATTCTGTTAATGCGTTCTTGCGTATTCAGGGCTTGGACGATGATGACTTCCTTGATTCTCACTATGTAGTATTTGCAACAAAGCAGGGTATCGTTAAGAAGACCTCTCTCCGTGCTTACTCTCGTCCTCGAACGAATGGTGTGATTGCTATCAATATCAATGAAGGTGATGAGGTAGTAGATGTTCGCTTGACAAATGGTCATAACGAACTTATCATTGCTGACCGCAATGGTCGTGCTTGCCGCTTCGACGAGTCAAATATCCGCACTATGGGCCGTGTTTCTACTGGTGTACGTGGTATGCGATTAGACGATGACGGACAAGACGAGGTTGTTGGTATGATTGTTGTAAATGACCCAGTCAAAGAGACCGTTATGGTTGTGTCAGAGGAGGGCTATGGCAAGCGTTCACAGGTAGAAGACTACCGATTGACCAATCGTGGTGGTAAGGGTGTTAAGACGCTGAATATCACGGATAAGACTGGTAAACTTGTTGCTATTAAGAACGTTACCGATGATAACGACTTGATGATTATCAACAAGAGTGGTATTGTTATTCGTATGTCAGTTGCTGAATGCCGTGTTATGGGTCGTGCAACACAAGGTGTGCGCCTAATAAACCTCGCTAAAAAGAATGATGTCATCGCATCAGTATGTAAGGTGATGAGTTCTGAGATGGAGTCACAGGTGGAGGATGATAGTCGTGAAGACCTTCCAAACACTGATGAGGATATCAAGGGAGATGCATCATCCGCAGCAGATAATACAGAGGTGACACCTGTTGATTTCGAGTAA
- a CDS encoding tetratricopeptide repeat protein, whose amino-acid sequence MKKLMFAALMLLSTSAAFAGDSEPLKAILKAQSYAEAAELIKANLGQLTDNAEKAKAYDKLYQLAMKKVSAEQGVQLENQTNQQMGKEGNKAVDEKGLYEAVGQAFDAAEEIVKYDNMPNAKGKVKPKYTGIADELYPLRGQLINGGIFYQGAKDDANAYKYLARYVDSADEPMFSKFDKSKDENLNEIAYFATYYAYQNKDYKKAEKYAEYAVKSKDRGKDAKQLQLAIMGAQLNSRQDSVAYADKLAGIYAQDPDNDAVLTTLTSIYSSLGMQDKAEEIVNAALAKNPNSYGALVMLGQFASQKKEYEKAADYLSKALALVKDDNAKIAINASIGQCWFYKAQDRVASVKGVLSPAARAQFNEVYNKAISYLETAKNLDVMKEHKSSWAYPLYGCYYFVKGAQAPETLEAAAIAGVQQ is encoded by the coding sequence ATGAAGAAGTTAATGTTCGCAGCATTGATGTTACTCAGTACATCTGCTGCATTCGCTGGTGACAGCGAGCCACTGAAGGCAATCCTTAAGGCACAGAGCTACGCAGAGGCTGCTGAGCTCATTAAGGCTAACCTCGGCCAACTTACAGACAATGCTGAGAAGGCAAAGGCTTACGACAAGCTCTATCAACTTGCTATGAAAAAGGTAAGTGCAGAGCAGGGTGTTCAGCTTGAGAACCAGACTAACCAGCAAATGGGTAAGGAAGGTAACAAAGCTGTTGATGAGAAAGGTCTCTACGAGGCTGTAGGTCAAGCTTTCGATGCTGCTGAGGAGATTGTTAAGTATGACAATATGCCTAACGCAAAGGGTAAGGTTAAGCCTAAGTATACAGGTATTGCTGATGAGCTCTATCCACTCCGTGGTCAGCTTATCAATGGTGGTATCTTCTATCAGGGTGCTAAGGATGATGCAAATGCTTATAAGTATCTTGCTCGTTACGTAGACTCTGCTGATGAGCCAATGTTCTCAAAATTTGATAAGTCTAAGGATGAAAACTTGAATGAGATTGCTTACTTCGCAACTTATTATGCTTATCAGAATAAGGACTATAAAAAAGCTGAGAAATATGCTGAATACGCTGTAAAGAGTAAGGACCGTGGTAAGGATGCTAAGCAGTTGCAGTTGGCTATTATGGGTGCACAGCTTAATAGTCGCCAAGACTCTGTAGCTTATGCAGATAAGCTCGCTGGTATCTATGCTCAAGATCCTGATAATGATGCCGTATTGACAACTTTGACATCTATCTATAGCTCACTTGGTATGCAGGACAAGGCAGAGGAAATCGTAAACGCTGCCCTTGCAAAGAACCCTAACAGCTATGGAGCGTTGGTAATGCTTGGTCAGTTTGCAAGCCAAAAGAAGGAATACGAGAAGGCTGCTGACTACCTTTCTAAGGCATTGGCATTGGTAAAGGATGATAATGCAAAGATTGCTATCAATGCATCTATAGGTCAGTGCTGGTTCTATAAGGCACAGGACCGTGTAGCATCTGTGAAGGGTGTATTGTCACCAGCTGCACGTGCTCAGTTTAACGAAGTTTACAATAAGGCAATTTCATACCTCGAGACAGCTAAGAATCTCGATGTTATGAAAGAGCATAAGAGCTCATGGGCTTACCCACTTTACGGTTGCTACTATTTCGTAAAGGGTGCACAAGCTCCTGAGACATTGGAAGCTGCAGCTATTGCTGGCGTTCAGCAGTAA